CGTTCAACCGTGCCCCAACGGGCTCCCGGTGTCCCCGGCCCCGGCCTTGCGACCTTCATCGTTGGCCCCGGACACCGTTCGCTTGTTACTACCACTACCCGCTTAGCGCTTTCCCGGTTTACCCAGCGCCTCGGTCGGTGCTTTATTGCATGAGTCGGTTTTTATGAATCAATAGCACACGGTGACCATTGGCCAGATGATGGATGGAACGCGGCAACGCAGTGGGGCGGAATTCGTGACGGAAGTCGACGTGTTCATTGATTCATAAGCgggttcaaaacaaaaaaaacgttccaTTGTTTCGGTAGCATGTGTTCTTTTATTGACGGTGCGTTTTATGATCGGCAGGTGATCGTTACTCGTACATAAATGCATTTCAATTATGTATGATAAAAGCATCGATCAGGCAAAATTCATTAAACCGTCGCTTATTGGTTCGTGAGAAGGAGAGGATTCTCCGATAAAGTTGACCCCAGTTGACAATAGCCCGTTACGAGTTAATGCTTCTTTTATGAAAAGTAGTTTTatgcattgtttgttttaaacactTTATAGATAAATAGTAaactttttaatgcttttgcttcactaACCAAAAATTTACACTACTTTGAATATTAGTATTatgtaaatatatatatttgcgTTATATTCATGACTTTATAAAACATCTTATAGATTATTCATCTGATTGAAATATGCATCCTTatattaaatcatttattgTCATTTTAAAGGTAACTTCATGATGTTTATGTTtagaaatttttgaatttgaatttgaaaacaaaaaactctaTCACAATTggcgaaatcgattttgaatatCTTCAATCTTATACTTCTCAAAATTCTCAATGAACCTGAGAACCTTAAACCTGCAAGAAACCGGTGGCAATTGCTTGGTAAAAGGTCCGGATTAAACGATGGAAGCATTAAAACTACGCCGTGATTTACCTGCATTAACACAACACGGCTTCTGTTGATCAATTCTATTCATTTCTGGTCAAATACTAGCTTAAAACGGTCTAATGGACACTAGTTTAACCTAAAGTTAATATCCGTCCATACCAAAGCGACTCAtaatgaatgattttcttCAAGTCCCACCAAATGCACAGTTCAACCTTCTTGGTTTAGGCACCTTTCCGCTTATAATTTTGAACTTTCAAGGTTTTAGACTTACAAGGCAAAGTAAGAACCACTTCTGAATTGtgttcaagttgaactagaaTGTGGCGGGATGGTACCATTCCTACTTCTACAAACTGACCCATCAATTCAGTACGAAGATTTCTTGAACGACACAACGAAGGGTTTGAAAATGTATAAACCAAATGGCAAGGGTACTAGCAAGTGGGGAGAAGAAGAATTTAAACAGAATCCAGCAATGGACCCATATTTGCTACCAGAACTCAAAGAACCTCTATAAGAAGGTTATCTAGGAAAAACCAAGCGTTACGCTCAAAGTATTCCAGGGAAACTTAGTGAATGGTTTAAGGTCATTTATTCATCGTGCTTTTCCTGCTCATATCCCTGATCGAACTAGAATTttaacaccatttttaagcatgtaatgaaacataaaatccGCCCCTATGCGATGTACATCATTCGTTTCGTAGAAAGCCTACAACCAAGCCAATAAAAAACAGATGTTGTGCAGCTTTTTATCCCTTCCATTCGCGAAGGATTTTCATCCCACAATTCACACCCCCAGGCGCTCCATCGGATGCTTTTATagaacctttttttgtggtgttttttttcttagtttttgcttcacaataaAAGCATCCCCTGTTTTGCTGACAAACGGAAGTGCAACCGACCCCCATACAATCTAGCCTTTTAACAATACGCTTTTTGCGCAgtttacgaaacaaaaaaaataaataaaacatcatcccGCCGGATGGACGATGCCCCTCCGTACAACGCAAACGTACATGAAGTTTCTATGTTTGATCCGcatgtgaaaaagaaaaatccaccCACCCCGACAAGGTTATTTTCCTTTACCCACTGCCGGGGCTGGATTGCTTTCATGAACTGAAGGCGAGTAAATTAGAAAACATGTGGATGGATGGCTGGGCGGAGTGGGAAGGCGTAACGTTACGGCACAATGTATACGGCGCTGCTTGACCGGGTCGGAACCAGAGACCCGGAAAAGTAGCTTGTCGGTTTTCCAGTGGTTCCTGtctttctctctgtgtgtgtgtgggttttttattgtttggttcCTCTGGCCATAGTAGCAGGAATAACGTGCAACAAATGAACCAGTTGCTTCCTACAGCGCCACCTTTCGAGTGGAGACGTGGCCGAGCGCGTGCTTCCATGTTCGGTGTGCCAGATCTTCGCTAACGTCACCATAAGCTGGGCTCTTTATCAGTTCAACTTTCGTCGAGATACGTATCGTATCGAACGCATCCTTTTGCCTCCCGAATGCCCCAAACTCGAATGCGTCAATTCCCTTATCTCGAGCACCGGTGTGCCAGAGTctattttcgttcgttcgccaTTATTGACAGGCCACAGGATGGTCTACCCCCGGAAAAGGGGTAGCCCCGAAAATGAATAGTTAATCGGatggaaatgaatattttcgGGGCCTGTCAAAACTACACCCTGAGTAGGTGATGGGGTTAGTATGCTGGCGTTGGTCTTCCATTCAAGGTCTTCCAGTTCGGtagacaaaacacaaaacagtggagggggggaaaattcaatttgcaccctccctccccccgcaACCGGGTGGTAACGGTCTGAAAAATCAAGTTCAGAACcgataatgcaaaaaaaaaggaaatacatAACAAATTGTCCATCGTTTTACTATAACCTCACCCGCTAATCGGGTAAGCGATGCAAGTGTACAGCGTAATTATCCGTCTGGCGTCCAGCTGACGGCGTGGGCCACTTTTAGACGCCCGGCCATGATATCGCTATTTTTATGATGGTCCATTTTCGAACCTTAtcatcctccccccccccccccctgtgACCTTCCGCTGTGGCACGAAAAGCTAATGAGTTTGTCCTTTCCAGCGGAAGCTTAACGGGCCAAGCATTAATCTCAATTTGTAGCTTGACTTTTGCTGCTCCGAGATTTTCCACGCTATTTGCTATTTACTTTGCCGTCGTTATTTTCGCTTTCCTTCAGTTGCTGTACACTAATTcccttcggtttttttttttttgttatttgaaggaaattttatttcttcatcattCGCGCATAAAATCACCCGCCGACTCAGCTGGTTGAAAGGCGCACACCGGCAACAGGTGAAGGCATatttggaaaatgtgtgcGAAAAAATCGCGAAAAGCTTCCAGCCGTTTGGGCCATGGCCCGTCGATAAAccgtatttttgtttactctCTTGTGCCGCGCTGCGATTCCGGCCGGATTTCCGACTAAAACGATCCGATTATCATCCATCGTCGAGCAATCGAGACGTCGTGTGCCGTTATTTGCCTGGAAGCTCTTAATCCGGCggcgtatttttgtttgtttgtttcgtccaTTTGCTGAagggaaaattgtttatcGCACCAATAGTTTTATCTAAAATATGAAGTTATCGTAAGCTTGTGGCTTTTTCCTTGCCCCTTTTTAACTTGATCGTTACAGAACCGATTATAGTTTCCGAGCGTCGTTATGAAAACACGGATAAGCACGGATTAAAGCAGCTGTGCAATAACGAAGCAGCAAGGTTAGGGCCAGCAACACGGGAAAAATAATTCCCGCATCTTGCAGCGGATACTTCAAAGCCGGCAAGAGCAAAGTAATCTTCGCGTGGAAACTAATTTTCCCACAGAGCAAGACAAGATAAACCAAACCCGACCACGACGGGAGACGCGCGCTGACGATCAATTTACGTTCGCCCGACGGCTGAAAAATTAGGTGCTTATGGTTGTTGAGAGGCAAACGGTTTGATACATCCGCCCAGAAGACCTAACCTAACGAGGGGCAGGGCAggcaaagagagaaagaagttTGTTCCTTTTTACTTTCCCATTCTTTGCTTCACCATTCCGTGGGGAGTGCGAAATGGTACAGCCGTAGAGTAGTACGTAGCTAAAGGTGGTCCATTCGTTTTATGCTGCTTATGACATGAATGTTATcatgctttttgtttcgtcgtTTTGTAGAAAAGTTTCCCATATTGATCGGCTTTCCAtagatgaaatatttatcgcgaaattaattttagattaatcctaaactacttttttcttgcacgtctgtttgaaatattttttatgcaattctACACAATattaattcaatattttactGCCTAATTCCTACAAGCACATTATGCACGAAGGTTCAAATATGTCCTTCCGATTTAAGTTCGTTACAACACACGATGGTTCGCCGTTTGGGTTCACGCGCCTGATGGTATGCAATGAATTCTTGAACCTTCAGTCAACCGGTGACAGCTCGGGGAGTTTGGGAGTTGTTGACCGACCcggacaaaaacaacaaccagagCAAAACTCTGTCTACCAACAATTCGTAAGCTGTCCCCAAGTGCTTTGAAAATTGTGATTGCATAAATTCAGGCGCTCGACCCTAGACACAACCTCAGTGGAATTGGGGATCTAGACGGCTTGTCTGAGAAGAAATACCCATCTACTAGCTAGCTTTAACGCCCTGTTTGAACCCGTTACAGAATCGGAAGAAATGCGGTTCAATGCTTTATCACCGCCaccacctcctccaccaccacccccgtCCGCCTCCAGCTCCGACTACAACATCAGCAAAAAGATGGGCGTCCCGGATACGCAGTCCGACTTCAACCAGTGGCTGCACGCGATGAAGATGGTGGCCCGCCTACCAGGCGGGATGCCTTCGGAATTTCGGCGAAAGGTAAGTCACCCTTTCCAACTCTCCGTTACACACCCTCGACACTTACGCTGATGCATTTTCCAACACACGCTTTTGCAGCTCTGGATGGCACTGGCCGATCGCTACCTAAAGACGAGATCGCTCAACTGGGAGGAAGAGTCGGCCAAATGTCTCAGCGAACAGTCGGACGAAGATGACGAGGAGCTGGGCATACAGATCGTGAAGGATCTTCACCGGACTGGGTCGAGCCTTTGCTCCGGTCCGTCCGGGACGATCAATCAGGGCAAGCTGAAGCGTGTACTGCTCGGCTACTCGCGCTTTAACCCGGAGGTGGGCTACTGTCAGGGTTTCAACATGCTCGGTGCCCTCATCCTGCAGGTCATGGACAAGAGTGAATCGGACTCGATCAAGGTGATGATACTACTGATCGAGGGTTTGCTACCGGCCGGTTACTTCTGCGGATCGCTCGGTGGCTTACAGGCCGATATGGCCGTGTTTCGCGATCTGCTCGGCACACGGCTCCCGAAGCTGGCGCGCCACCTCCAGAAGCTGCAGGGCCCGGAGGGAGCCTTCGAGCCACCGCTGACGAATGTGTTCACGATGCAATGGTTTCTGACGCTGTTCTGCACCTGTCTGCCGATACCGCTGGTTCTGCGCGTTTGGGATCTCATACTGATCGAGGGAAGCGATGTGCTGCTCCGGACCGCACTGGCTATTTGGGGAATTTTGGAAAGGTACGTATAAACAGCATGTCGCCGAACCATGCGCCGGCTCTGCTAACGATCACTCATGTATTGCAGTAAAATTCTCGCCACCAAGACGGCCGATGACTTCTACTGCAAAATGGGAGCCCTCTCGTCGGAGCTTGTCAACGGAAGTCTGGTGGACTCGAACGCACTGATACAGCGCGTGGTTGATATTGGACCAATAGCAGACCTGCCGAAGCTGCGGGAAAAACACCTCAACAGTATTACACAGCTAAAGGACACGTCCAACCTGAAGTATATTGTTATCTCGGTACGGCGTCGATCGAAAGTACTCATTTGACTTCTTTGCAGGATTTTCTACTCGGACGACGAGGGCGAATCGGACGAAGACTCACGGTTAGCCGTAACAGCGACCGCGTGGGGTCTACGGTCCGGCCGGCGAGCATCCTTGGGCATCCCGCCCAACTTTGCCCGAGCCGAGGGCAAGGAAAAGATGAACCTGGATATCTCCCTGCTGAAGAAGCAGTACGACAAGCTGCGCGAACGACAGCGACAGGCACATATCATCCTAACGGCGGCCGTCGCCCGTCAACCCGCCAACCCGTCCCCCAACAGTGGCACGCTGCAGGTGAACCAGCTGCTCGTCGGCAAAAATGCGCTGCTCAGTGCCAAAGGCAAACGGCTCGGACCACCGCAGGGTGCCGTACCGCCGGTCCGGTCCGGGAAATCCTCCAAACAATCCGGCAAACAGTCCGGCGGTCCCAAGTCACCCAAACCGGTCGAAACCCTGCACTGGAAGGATATGGACGAGACGAAGCAACGCCGCAACAGTCTCAAGTGGAAGGACCTCCCGAAGGAGGCGGTAAAAAAGCCACAATCGCAACAGCGGGACGACGCTGCCAAGACGGATGGTTCTCCAAAGCTTAAAAAATCCGCTAGCGCATCGTCGGCCATCAGCAACCTTTCGGAGACGGGGAGCAGCGGTGGCGATGGTTCGTCCGGTGCACGCCCCGGTGCGTTGAAACGGCGCAGCGAATCATCGTCTTACAGTGAGGAGTCGGACGCAGAATCCAGCACAAGCACGTCCCTGTGCGATGACGACAATCAGCCGCTTAGCGCTTCCTCGCTGGAAGCGTCACCGATGAAGCGACGAATCACGCCCGAGTCCATCATCCGGGAAGTGCCTGACGAAGAAAAACTGGTTGTGATCGTACCGAGCGACAGCGAGCTGACCGACATCAAGGAGGAACCGTCGTCGTACGGAGACGACGAAGATGGTGAGCTCAGCAAAACGTCCGAGGTGGACCTGCAGATAGTTAGCGACCTGCTGAGTCCGGTTTCGGATGGAGCGCTGGAGCCGCCCCAGCGACTGTCACCCATCGCTCCGCTTCATCCTGAACTAGAGGATAAGTCGCTCTCGATCGCCATCACCAGCACTAGCCAACTGTCACCCATACCGGACATCAGCAAGTACGTCAGCATGTCCACGATCAGCCCACTCAAGACGCCCTCTTCGCTGATGGATTACTCGGACTATCTGGCAAACATTCCAACCGACAATACCGTCACGGTGGATGCAACCAAAAGCTCCACGCCCATGGTGGAGGTGGCGCGCATCGAACCCGAACCGGAACCGTTCAAAGTGAGCGACGAGGGCGTCACGAACGAGCTGTTCGAGCGTATCAATGCAGCCGAACGGCCCAGCAAGCTCGATCTCAACGTGATCAAGGAGCGGCGGGTAAGCGAATCGCTCGTAACCACCGCCGAGAGTGGTCTGGACAGGAGTGATGCCACCTCGAAGCTGGACAACTATAGCTTTACCAACGTCTCGAACCGTTCGTCGATGTCATCGTCGTTTGTGCTGGAGCTGCCGATGAAGAGCACCCTGCAACACGACAGCCCGCTGCTGCCACCCAGCGTAGACCTAGCCTCGCTAGCTGACCGGGAACCAACGAAACAGCCAAAGTATCAAATTGCCGACGCACTCAGCACTCCCACGCCGCAGGAAGAAGCGCACGAAAGTCCCGAGGACATCGAACGGTATCTAGCCAACCGGGTTAAGTTCCTGAAGGAGAAATCATTCTCGATGGACGATCCGATCAAGGGGGAGGATCTGCCACCGGAGGACATCTCGAAACGATCCGCATCGGAGGGACTGGTGACGGTCGATACGAACCCACTGAAGAGCGATAAAATGCTGGAGATCATCAAGGAAAATTCGCTCATTCTCGGTAGAATAGTGCGCAAAACGCGCGAACAGGATGAACAGCGGACGGATCAGCTGATCAAACAGGACGAAACGGAAATGCTCatcaaaacaatcgaacagCTGCCGAGCCTGCATCTGGACGAAGAATCTCTCGATCTTAAAATTTCCCACACCGTAAATGAGCTGCTGGAAACGTCCGAAGTGGACAAACCGCTGCTCTCTCCCTATCGGTTGAAGTTTGACAGTGATCTTACGGTGCCCGAGGCGGTTCCGCCCGGTGGCGAAAGCATCAAATCCAAAACGGACCTGCTGATACAACGCACCGAAGAACAGCTGGCACGATTTGCACCTCCAGAGCCAACGTACTACGTTCGGAAGGACAACTTCCGGGAGATCATAACGCCGGAAGAGGAGAAAGTTATCGAAACCGC
This region of Anopheles marshallii chromosome 2, idAnoMarsDA_429_01, whole genome shotgun sequence genomic DNA includes:
- the LOC128708583 gene encoding uncharacterized protein LOC128708583; translation: MSFLFSSIKNLTVGGTVLGGSASAAGSATNTHTATTTPTASGTGPIVSCYQESEEMRFNALSPPPPPPPPPPSASSSDYNISKKMGVPDTQSDFNQWLHAMKMVARLPGGMPSEFRRKLWMALADRYLKTRSLNWEEESAKCLSEQSDEDDEELGIQIVKDLHRTGSSLCSGPSGTINQGKLKRVLLGYSRFNPEVGYCQGFNMLGALILQVMDKSESDSIKVMILLIEGLLPAGYFCGSLGGLQADMAVFRDLLGTRLPKLARHLQKLQGPEGAFEPPLTNVFTMQWFLTLFCTCLPIPLVLRVWDLILIEGSDVLLRTALAIWGILESKILATKTADDFYCKMGALSSELVNGSLVDSNALIQRVVDIGPIADLPKLREKHLNSITQLKDTSNLKIFYSDDEGESDEDSRLAVTATAWGLRSGRRASLGIPPNFARAEGKEKMNLDISLLKKQYDKLRERQRQAHIILTAAVARQPANPSPNSGTLQVNQLLVGKNALLSAKGKRLGPPQGAVPPVRSGKSSKQSGKQSGGPKSPKPVETLHWKDMDETKQRRNSLKWKDLPKEAVKKPQSQQRDDAAKTDGSPKLKKSASASSAISNLSETGSSGGDGSSGARPGALKRRSESSSYSEESDAESSTSTSLCDDDNQPLSASSLEASPMKRRITPESIIREVPDEEKLVVIVPSDSELTDIKEEPSSYGDDEDGELSKTSEVDLQIVSDLLSPVSDGALEPPQRLSPIAPLHPELEDKSLSIAITSTSQLSPIPDISKYVSMSTISPLKTPSSLMDYSDYLANIPTDNTVTVDATKSSTPMVEVARIEPEPEPFKVSDEGVTNELFERINAAERPSKLDLNVIKERRVSESLVTTAESGLDRSDATSKLDNYSFTNVSNRSSMSSSFVLELPMKSTLQHDSPLLPPSVDLASLADREPTKQPKYQIADALSTPTPQEEAHESPEDIERYLANRVKFLKEKSFSMDDPIKGEDLPPEDISKRSASEGLVTVDTNPLKSDKMLEIIKENSLILGRIVRKTREQDEQRTDQLIKQDETEMLIKTIEQLPSLHLDEESLDLKISHTVNELLETSEVDKPLLSPYRLKFDSDLTVPEAVPPGGESIKSKTDLLIQRTEEQLARFAPPEPTYYVRKDNFREIITPEEEKVIETARDPVKEPSPTVPPQPAVTNVKDPEPECPVPPPINLSFNAIDTRAVSSKTEELIKKTEEQLARFRTHDKKMIDKLEKRLSLIDMKLGETTTLSPAPLSTVASSKTEEVLKKSEEQISRLLARKSPTRFKLDTEHTDLKPLSLKTEELIKKTDEQLARFKASAESTAEKRKSRHEIDELLRPENSTERMLSRSCESIRSEDFSGRDPEEAVIIRHVKEEILRTIKIPDEVKSSKTDEIIKSIEDGKIKLGDDYITTIKTIDYLKRSNANMLATLSSIENSIKTIDGYCDYESDIQSDRINDTIDNLEKSLKQFDNHADGTSIGGGTSPTRQSGNCTAEPPLVMVHDYSTTHHESRCRPTSCNRPSRPRKRKEYSPRRRKDKEREGDKSASNRSRKDHSSDYSSDNQSLDRESPKTYTYASYYSHSPPITPRLASPSRKLPEPNVRPTTLKSTSHDRYTLHLQRDTGPLVKFDKSPSSPIITKAYLESLKPATPVASGRTTRSAENSPPYHPNQPPALSPTTSVQIGRYTGTLRSSTYHDTEHSHIKSCENIMMRFDYEKISAIAASFPISSALSPSPTNKYSSLDFQQDGALNLGLATSPNKKSLH